One Calditrichota bacterium genomic window, TTTTATTTGCTTTCATAATCCCTGTGCAATATATTGTCGCCAAGTTATTACAATGTAACAGGAGAGCGACACATGAAAAATCCAATTCCGGAAATATCCAAATCTGAATACGACATTCTGCGTATCCTTTGGCGCCAGGGTGAACAATCTATCCGGGAAGTGCATGACCAAATGCCCCAAAACTACACATGGGCTTACTCCACAACAAAAACAACCATGGATCGGATGAACAAAAAAGGACTCCTGAATAGAAAAGAATTTCATGGTGTATTTTTATATGAACCTTTATTGAGCCGTCCGCAAGGCCTGTTTCGCTGGGTTCAGTTTATGGCCGATCGCGTGCTGGAAATGAGCTATGGCGAAGTTGTTTCATTGTTTGCGCAGAATAAAAAACTATCCACTGAGGAAATTGAAGAGTTGCGTTCCTTGCTTGATGGGGAGAAATAAATGATTACTGTTCTTGATAACTCAATAATTTCATTTCTTTTTATAAATTCAATTTTTTCATTAATAATTTTT contains:
- a CDS encoding BlaI/MecI/CopY family transcriptional regulator, with translation MKNPIPEISKSEYDILRILWRQGEQSIREVHDQMPQNYTWAYSTTKTTMDRMNKKGLLNRKEFHGVFLYEPLLSRPQGLFRWVQFMADRVLEMSYGEVVSLFAQNKKLSTEEIEELRSLLDGEK